TTAGCAAAATAGTGAGGGAAGTGGAATTTGAGCACAAATATAaggctagaaaaaaaaattattatgactAGAGTGTCACTTAAACcccaatatttattatttatggcTAATTGTTCGTTAGctattgattaataaaatttctagatAACACATACACAACACAAGTACTAATCAgaaatgaaatttcaaatcttCAGAAATTACGTAATAAATGAAATTTACAAATTCTCCTCTTCTTGGGTCATActaatctaaaaatatatatatgaataaattctaaaataattaaacccaaaaaaaaaaagtacagaaGAGCTGAGAAGTATAGTTAggattttaactttttaaggcACCAGAGGGAGGTAACCTAAGTCATAGAGAAGATGGTGATCAGGTGGTAACTATAACTTGAGCTCAAGCTGGTTTGAAGATTGACCTCCCACCTCAATCCATGGATTGCTTTCCTCAGGCTTGGGTGCAGCTGGTGAAGGTGGGTTCACTTGGTATGGTGCATTTGCTGCCGCCCTGAAAAATaagcaaaacaaaatttagaaaagagCATCATTAATTGATCTACATGACAGAAATGAAAtccattataaaaaataaaaaaaaaaggataaacaAATGTGCTTAGTACTAAAATTTGTCAAGTTctatattttttccttaaaaattgaaaattttcttcaatcctcaaaaaatcataaatgtacCGATCACAATTTTTAAGCACTATTTTGTTCCCCTCAAAAACTTTAGGGACTAAATATAACCCGAACCAAAATttgactactttttttttttttttcttttttgtattgttaAATAAATTGGAAGATCCACCCAAGTTCCTTAAAGCTCAAGCAAATTCTAGAATATTGggtagtactttttttttttttttgaaagagaataaAACTATACAAATTAAACACATcattgcttccttttttttccttttcttttatatattctaAAGCATTGCTTACCTATCCTTTCTCTTCTCTAAGAACCGGTGAAGTGAAGCTCTTCTTGCAATAGGCAGATCtgtaaggtaaaaaaaaaattgtaacaaaaatgTTAATACACAAAGCTTTTGAAAGTTGAAAACATTTTTCCTCTTAAATTATTCACATGAGACAAGGCAATTACCAGCAACAATAGCACGAGATTGTTGTTGAACCCTTTCTTTGGTGGTGGTATTCCTTTCGTAAGCGGCTACAACATTTGATTCAGAAGCCATGGGACTTCTTGATCTAACTTTCTCCATTATGCTAGCAGGAGTAGAAACAAAGCCACTAGAAATACTAGAGCTTCCCTTGGTAGCCACAGTTATGATTTCCCTTGCCTTCTCAGCTGGTAAGTCATCGAATGATAGAACTTGGCCCCTATAGAATATGGTCATCTGGGCTGTCACAGCCTCCATGGTTGCAGGCttcctacaacaacaacaacaacacaattAAGCATTAGTCTCAAAACATTTTGAGATCGATTAAGAATTCTAGACAGATTAATTAGGGTCGACCACATGGTTACCGACTTTCTTTTACCAAATAAATTACTCTAATGACAATATGTTTTTGTTCAAGGATTAAAGTTGAGATGTTCCAAATATCCATGAAGTTTAATGCTTAAGCTATAAGTACGTGCATGACTTTTCCTTCACCTAATATATACCCTTACAAGTTAAAACAAATTACTAGAATATAATCATGTTTATGTAGGTCTTTTGGTGCTTATAATAGGTGTTCTTATGTAATTTCAGATGACTTCGTGGATGGATGACATCCAACTATCTGAGCACAAACATTCGCTTTGAATTGACATTATGTTCACCATCTAACTATCTGAGCACAAGCATGTGCTCCatgtttctcaaataataataataataataataatgttcatcactattcaaaaaaataaaactaacttaatgtttcaaaaataaataaaaaatggagcAAGGTTTTTCGTCTTTCAatacattcataaaaaaataaataaataaataaataaaaaagcaaacacAAAGGGCTACACACCTGGAATCAGCCTTATTGGTAGCCATTTCAGTTGGGTTTGAGGGAAAAACACCAAGCTTTTGAAGAAAGTCCATGGGTTGCACGTTTGAGGGAGCCACAGCGTTTTGTCTCAAAGCTTCACCTGAATTTTCCATGTTTGTTAACAAATCCATAGTGGTTGCCACTGGTGTCTCGGGGTTTTCTGAAACATGGCCAGACAAAGAAAGTATATATATGAGACCCTTTGTTCTAAAACCGAGACTTATTGGaagtcaaaaaaatataaacatgtACAGATTTCAGAAATCTTCAACCTTcctttcaagaaatgagaaattcAAAGGGCATAATAAGAGagcaaaaatcaaaaagttACAACTTCTAAAGTGAAAAGTAAGGCAACCCAAAAGAGATAATGAAgataacaaagaaaacaaaaaaagcagTACCTTTGGGTTCTGGCCTAGTCATTTCAAGGCTAAGACTTCCTTTCTCCTTCATGTACTGGCTCAAGAGGTTGCATGTCTGGGCAAAATTGGACTTCTCTTGTGCCTTGCTGTGTTTCATCATGTTTGTCTGGCTAGAAAAGTTTCAGCTATATTATTTTCACCACAAAACAATGACAGAAAATTTTGTGTGACTAATGTTTTTTCTTGAAGATTTTGATGAAAGGTTATTATAGTTTGGGGACTTGGATGAAAGACTAAGACAGGAGAGGATATAATAAGTGTTTAGTGTAAGGTATAGGTAGCTTTAAACATGTGCTTTGAACAGGATTTGCTAGGAAGGGGGGGGTCCTCTTTCATTACACCAACTTTGAATATGAACATGGAAATTTCTTAAATTACTTTAATGAAATTTCCTTTTCAAGCACGTGTTTTTTGCATCAGAAAAAGAGGTGGATGGCCAAATACCAGTAATCATAAATCCCACAAAACGAGTCAATGGAGAAGGAGTGTGACCCACCTCT
The sequence above is drawn from the Castanea sativa cultivar Marrone di Chiusa Pesio chromosome 5, ASM4071231v1 genome and encodes:
- the LOC142637235 gene encoding protein TIFY 10A-like, whose product is MMKHSKAQEKSNFAQTCNLLSQYMKEKGSLSLEMTRPEPKENPETPVATTMDLLTNMENSGEALRQNAVAPSNVQPMDFLQKLGVFPSNPTEMATNKADSRKPATMEAVTAQMTIFYRGQVLSFDDLPAEKAREIITVATKGSSSISSGFVSTPASIMEKVRSRSPMASESNVVAAYERNTTTKERVQQQSRAIVADLPIARRASLHRFLEKRKDRAAANAPYQVNPPSPAAPKPEESNPWIEVGGQSSNQLELKL